DNA from Deltaproteobacteria bacterium:
GGGTACCATCGTTGAGGCGGATCAAAAAGGCCTCTTCAGCATCCCTGACAAGCTCGGCCCCCTGTACCAGGAATATGGTATCCTCCACCTCCAGGTATTCCCTCTCTCCTTTTATCTTCACGTAATACCCATTTTTGTCGAAGTGGAGGTGTTCATAGAAGAGGGAGAGGATATCCTTCCGGATGATCTCCCTCCCCTGGAAGTACCATTTCCCATCCTTGTCCACCTTGATGGATGAACGCCTAATCCCTTCTTTTTCTTTTAAACCAAAATCTTTCAGCAACGTTACCTTCTCAGTTCAAAACA
Protein-coding regions in this window:
- a CDS encoding DUF1285 domain-containing protein — protein: MLKDFGLKEKEGIRRSSIKVDKDGKWYFQGREIIRKDILSLFYEHLHFDKNGYYVKIKGEREYLEVEDTIFLVQGAELVRDAEEAFLIRLNDGTQERLDLNTFRIAEANVPYCRVKEGRFPARFLRLPFYQVAQHAEYDEEADEYFLLLNGERFPLKRGS